From a single Canis aureus isolate CA01 chromosome 5, VMU_Caureus_v.1.0, whole genome shotgun sequence genomic region:
- the PNRC2 gene encoding proline-rich nuclear receptor coactivator 2, whose translation MGGGERYNIPAPQSRNVSKNQQQLNRQKTKDQNSQMKIVHKKKERGHTYTSSAAARQAMQNGGKNKNFPNNQNWNSSLSSPTLLFKSQTNQNYAGAKFSEPPSPSVLPKPPSHWVPVSFNPSDKEIMTFQLKTLLKVQV comes from the coding sequence ATGGGTGGCGGAGAGAGGTATAACATTCCAGCCCCTCAGTCGAGAAACGTTAGTAAGAACCAGCAACAGCTTAACAGACAGAAGACCAAGGATCAGAATTCCCAAATGAAGATTgttcacaagaaaaaagaaagaggacacacTTACACCTCCTCAGCAGCTGCACGGCAGGCCATGCAAAATGGGGGGAAGaacaaaaattttccaaataatcaAAACTGGAACTCTAGCTTATCAAGTCCCACTTTACTTTTTAAGTCTCAAACTAATCAGAACTACGCTGGAGCCAAGTTTAGTGAGCCACCATCACCAAGTGTTCTtcctaaaccaccaagccactgGGTTCCAGTTTCCTTTAATCCTTCTGATAAGGAAATAATGACATTTCAACTTAAAACCTTACTTAAAGTACAggtataa